A window from Micromonospora terminaliae encodes these proteins:
- a CDS encoding glycosyltransferase family 4 protein, translated as MTAGRPPRVLIDATSVPADRGGVGRYVDGLLGALGRVCGSGVDLAVVSLRTDLERYTRMLPGAEVIPAPAAVAHRPARLAWEQTGLPLLAQQVGAEVLHSPFYTCPLRAGCPVTVTVHDATFFTEPEHYDKSRRTFFRSAIKTSLRRADRVIVPSKATRDELIRLLDADPTRIDVAYHGVDQAAFHAPSEEEKARVRARLGLGSSSYVAFLGAKEPRKNVPNLIRGWARAVADRENPPALVIAGGQGHDDDIDRAVAEVPSHLRLLRPGYLRYADLPGFLGGALVAAYPSYGEGFGLPILEAMACAAPVLTTPRLSLPEVGGDAVAYTSEDPDQIATDLTALLDDEQRRLSLAKAGFDRAKEFTWESSAEVHIAAWSRARS; from the coding sequence GTGACCGCCGGTCGCCCGCCCCGCGTGCTCATCGACGCCACGAGTGTCCCCGCCGACCGAGGCGGCGTCGGTAGATACGTCGACGGCCTGCTCGGCGCCCTCGGCCGGGTCTGCGGCTCCGGCGTCGACCTGGCCGTGGTGAGCCTCCGCACCGACCTGGAGCGCTACACCCGCATGCTGCCCGGCGCCGAGGTCATCCCCGCCCCGGCGGCCGTCGCCCACCGCCCGGCCCGGCTCGCCTGGGAGCAGACCGGCCTGCCGCTGCTGGCCCAGCAGGTGGGTGCTGAGGTCCTGCACTCGCCCTTCTACACCTGCCCGTTGCGGGCCGGCTGCCCGGTCACGGTCACCGTGCACGACGCGACCTTCTTCACCGAGCCGGAGCACTACGACAAGTCGCGCCGCACGTTCTTCCGCAGCGCGATCAAGACCTCGCTGCGCCGCGCCGACCGGGTCATCGTGCCGAGCAAGGCCACCCGGGACGAGCTGATCCGCCTGCTGGACGCCGACCCGACCCGGATCGACGTCGCCTACCACGGCGTCGACCAGGCCGCCTTCCACGCGCCGAGCGAGGAGGAGAAGGCCCGGGTCCGGGCCCGCCTGGGGCTCGGCAGCAGCAGCTACGTGGCGTTCCTCGGCGCCAAGGAGCCGCGCAAGAACGTCCCCAACCTGATCCGCGGCTGGGCCCGCGCCGTGGCCGACCGCGAGAACCCGCCCGCCCTGGTCATCGCCGGCGGCCAGGGGCACGACGACGACATCGACCGCGCCGTGGCCGAGGTCCCGTCGCACCTGCGGCTGCTGCGCCCGGGCTACCTGCGCTACGCCGACCTGCCCGGCTTCCTCGGCGGCGCGCTGGTCGCCGCCTACCCGTCCTACGGTGAGGGCTTCGGGCTGCCCATCCTGGAGGCCATGGCGTGCGCCGCGCCGGTGCTCACCACCCCGCGGCTCTCCCTGCCCGAGGTGGGCGGCGACGCCGTGGCCTACACCAGTGAGGACCCGGACCAGATCGCCACCGACCTGACCGCGCTGCTCGACGACGAGCAGCGCCGGCTGTCCCTGGCCAAGGCCGGTTTCGACCGCGCCAAGGAGTTCACCTGGGAGTCCAGCGCCGAGGTCCACATCGCCGCGTGGAGCCGTGCGCGTTCCTGA
- a CDS encoding mannose-1-phosphate guanylyltransferase: MFYAVIPAGGSGTRLWPLSRAGHPKFLHPLTGTPASLLQATVDRLAPLTTPDRTLVVTGAAHVAAVARQLAGVPEENILVEPSPRDSCAAIALAAAVIAEREPEAVMGSFAADHLIGDPARWAEVVRQAIRGAEQGSLMTVGITPTRPETGYGYLETGEPVGDGPLRPVIEFKEKPAAEVAEGYVRSGRHLWNASMFVWRVDVFLAELARQQPALHAGITAIAAAWGTPEQDDVLGTVWPTLPKISVDYAVMEGAATAGRVATVPGDFGWNDVGDFHTLGEVLPADAAGNVVLGGDAKPGVLLRDTSGLVVVPQSGRLVAAIGVHDLIVVDTPDALLVCPRDRAQDVKKVVDELKERGEEGLV, encoded by the coding sequence ATGTTCTACGCCGTCATCCCGGCGGGGGGCAGTGGCACGAGGTTGTGGCCGCTGTCCCGTGCCGGCCACCCCAAGTTCCTCCACCCGCTGACCGGGACCCCGGCCTCGCTGCTCCAGGCGACGGTCGACCGGCTGGCGCCGCTGACCACGCCCGATCGCACGCTGGTGGTCACCGGAGCCGCGCACGTCGCGGCGGTGGCCCGGCAACTGGCGGGTGTGCCGGAGGAGAACATCCTCGTCGAACCCTCGCCGCGGGACTCCTGCGCGGCGATCGCGCTGGCCGCCGCCGTGATCGCCGAGCGCGAGCCGGAAGCGGTGATGGGCTCGTTCGCCGCCGACCACCTGATCGGTGACCCGGCGCGCTGGGCCGAGGTGGTCCGGCAGGCGATCCGCGGCGCCGAGCAGGGTTCGCTGATGACGGTGGGCATCACCCCGACCCGGCCCGAGACCGGCTACGGCTACCTGGAGACCGGCGAGCCGGTGGGCGACGGCCCGCTGCGGCCGGTGATCGAGTTCAAGGAGAAGCCGGCCGCCGAGGTGGCCGAGGGCTACGTGCGTTCCGGCCGGCACCTCTGGAACGCGAGCATGTTCGTCTGGCGGGTGGACGTCTTCCTGGCCGAGCTGGCCCGGCAGCAGCCGGCCCTGCACGCGGGGATCACCGCCATCGCGGCGGCGTGGGGCACCCCGGAGCAGGACGACGTCCTCGGCACGGTCTGGCCGACCCTGCCGAAGATCTCCGTCGACTACGCGGTGATGGAGGGCGCGGCGACGGCCGGCCGGGTGGCGACCGTCCCGGGCGACTTCGGCTGGAACGACGTGGGCGACTTCCACACCCTCGGCGAGGTGCTTCCCGCCGACGCGGCCGGCAACGTGGTGCTGGGCGGCGACGCCAAACCCGGCGTGCTGCTGCGGGACACCAGCGGCCTGGTGGTGGTGCCGCAGTCCGGGCGCCTGGTGGCGGCGATCGGCGTGCACGACCTCATCGTGGTGGACACGCCGGACGCTCTGCTGGTGTGCCCGCGCGACCGCGCGCAGGACGTGAAGAAGGTGGTCGACGAGCTCAAGGAGCGCGGCGAGGAGGGGCTGGTCTGA
- a CDS encoding NUDIX hydrolase — MPDTETYADLHADATAVLSRWTATSPAAAANRDRTLALLAAGPVALGRAHRPGHVTASALVLDPTGTRVLLCLHGRFRRWVQLGGHCEPGDRTLAAAALREATEESGIAGLVVDPEPIDVDIHPSSCQGGSLHYDVRFAVLAPAGATERVSAESEALGWFPPDRLPEPLADGTVQLVAPALATLARRAAG, encoded by the coding sequence GTGCCGGACACCGAGACGTACGCCGACCTGCACGCCGACGCCACCGCGGTGCTGAGCCGCTGGACGGCGACCAGCCCGGCGGCCGCCGCGAACCGGGACCGGACGCTGGCGCTGCTGGCGGCCGGGCCCGTGGCGCTGGGCCGGGCGCACCGGCCCGGGCACGTCACGGCCAGCGCCCTGGTGCTCGACCCGACCGGCACCCGGGTGCTGCTCTGCCTGCACGGCAGGTTCCGCAGGTGGGTGCAGCTCGGCGGGCACTGCGAGCCCGGCGACCGGACCCTGGCGGCCGCCGCGCTGCGCGAGGCCACCGAGGAGTCCGGTATCGCCGGCCTGGTGGTCGACCCGGAGCCGATCGACGTCGACATCCACCCCTCGTCCTGCCAGGGCGGCTCGCTGCACTACGACGTCCGGTTCGCCGTGCTGGCCCCGGCGGGGGCGACGGAGCGGGTCAGCGCGGAGTCGGAGGCGCTGGGCTGGTTCCCGCCCGACCGGCTGCCCGAGCCGCTGGCGGACGGCACCGTCCAGCTGGTGGCGCCGGCGCTGGCCACCCTGGCCCGGCGCGCGGCCGGCTGA